GTCTGTCATGTCCAGTGAGGCTGTCAAGCACAGACACGAGAAGTGACATTTTACATTTCGTTCACAAGCTACATGATATCAGACATTTGTGATGCGTGCTTGCGTGTCAACTCTGCTCTGATCGGTGCACAGCTCAGCCTGCCGAGACAGAGCTGCTTTGTCACCTTTGAGGACAACTCCAAGTTTTGGGTCCTATGGAAGGATATTCAGCATGGTGAGACGGGGGAAGGAGTGGAGTGGTGTTAGTAGATTTAATGGGAACTAAAGACGGGCAGAGTATCTAGTTGAAAAAAGATTGTCATCCCTCTGTAACTGTAACCGAGGATGTATGCGCTCATCTTGCAGCCGGTGTGCCGGGGGAGGAGGCTCGTTGCTCAGTGTGTCTGGAGACGGGGCCGAGCTCTGCAGCTCAAATGAACCAAATCCTCATTTGTGGAAAGTGTGGCATAGGTGAGAGTTATTGGATATAAATGTTGTGATCACATCACCTGTCTGTCCGTCTGTATGGGCCTCAGGTTTCCACCAGAAGTGTCACGGTCCTCCTGTAGAGGGCAGCAGTGAGATGAGTCCCTGGTTTTGTCGACGTTGTGTCTTCGCCCTGGCCGTCAGGGTACCCGCACTTGCGCACACatccacattattattattattatatgaggaGGAATGATGTCACAGTCTTggctctctctgtctcccttTTAGAAAGGTGGCGCTCTGAAGAAGGGGCCCCAAGCCAAAGCTCTGTTAGCCATGAAGCAGGTTCTGTCCTACGATCTGGAGGCTCTCGATTGGGACTCTCAGCATCGGACCAATCAGCAGCAGTCTTACTGCTACTGTGGAGGTCCCGGAGAGTAAGACACTCGCATATTCGCACTTACACAAAGTTGTGTTTGTGGCTGGTGagctatgtttatttatttatgatcatttttttatttacattttttgtgcgTATGCATATAGGTGGTATCTGAAGATGCTTCAGTGTTTCCAGTGTCAGCAGTGGTTCCACGAGGCGTGCACCCAGTGTCTGCAGGAGAGCATGATGTTTGGAGACAGGTGAGCGCGCAAGTTGCCACGACCAAAAAGTGACGAAAAGCAAAACGTGTCTTGAAGAATGTCATTTGCTTCTTCTACAAGTGCTGAAAAGGGAGCAGGATTTTCtaaacaaaatgcatttcaaggcCGTGTTGACCTTGTGTccactctccccctccctccttccagGTTCTACTTGTTCATGTGTTGCATCTGCAACAAAGGATTGGAGCATGTGCGCCGTTTGTCTCTTCGCTGGGTCGACGTGGTCCACTTGGTTCTCTACAACCTGTCGCTGAGCAACAAGAAAAAGTACTTTGAACTGGACGAAATTCTGGCTTTTGTGAATGAGCACTGGGAACATTTGCAGCTTGGAAAGGTAACAAATGAAAGCGTCAGCTGACCACAGCGCCGTCTCACCCTAACAGTCTTCTCGCCCGTCGTCTGCTTGCATGTGTAGTTGTCAAACACTCCTCCGGCAGACAGGGGGCAGCACCTGCTCGACGCTCTCAACAAGTACAAGAGCAAGTAAGTGCCTGATgtgataggatttttttttttttaatgctggacCTAGATATTTCCTCTATTAAAACGTTTGAAAACATTCACTCATTCCTGACTCCTGAATCACTCCACTGGGTTCCAAATTTTTATCTATATTACATTTTTCTCATACAACAGATTTGCAATATTGCATTATTTATAAagcgcatttcatacacaaggtaactcaaAATCGAGAGAGAGAACAACAGCATTAATGGAATTCAGAAATCGTAGCCGTGTCAATAACTGTGAATGCAGAGACGTTGCTGAAATTCTGGATAGTTTTACCTggaaaatgtacaaatattttagagaatttgaagaaaaataatacgAATATGCAAAGTTCGACCTTTGCATATTCGTATGCGAATCTGGTCGTATAATTACGTGGACCAGATTCGCTGTCGAAATGGTCCACGTCACGCTTTTTTTCGTTGCTTCCCACCAGTTTTGAAAACTGTTTGGTGGGCGTTGATGCAAACCGCTGCCATCTACAGGCATTCGTTGGTCATTACAGTCACTCCGAAGCTGATGTCGTGATTTGCAACTTGCGGTCCTTCCATCATGACGAAAGCTCACAACACAACCCAAGCgctttttgtccatttgtgtgatgtgtgtgtgttgcttttttCTGTATGGGCGCAGGTTCCTGTGCGGGAAAGAGATCAAAAAAAGGAAGTGCATCTTTCGTCTTCGGACTCGCGTTCCTCCCACGCCGCCCTCCAAACTTTTCCCCGAGCGTGCTCACGGCGAGGCGGGGCGGGGCTGTAAGAAGACCGTGGGCCACATCAGGTAACCACTTCGACTGTCTCCAACCAGAAATGTCACATTCAGCATCGCAACAGGTGCCCATTgtgactgcgtgtgtgtgtgtgtgtgtgtgtagtactTTAtcagagaggaggaagaggaagtccAAATGGTTGTTTGACGACGCCATCCCCAATGTGAGGACGCTTCGTTTCACCTGTACCAGTTTGTTCGTTGTTGAAACAAATAGTTTGTGTTTGCGTATGCAGAATGATCATCACCACATGGCCACCATCTTTGACTTCACCCTGGACGAACTACACAAGCTCAGgaggtctcacacacacacacacacacacacacacacacaccatacatTGGCGACGGCGTTGACGGCAATGTCGTGTTGCAGTCGGACGTCGTGTGTTGATCAGGACTCCAGCGACGTTTCCACGTCAGCTTCCGTGTCTACCAGCGGCTCCTTTCAACCAGCCAGGTAGGAGCCAAAAAAGGAGGCGGGGTCAATGTCAGCCAAAGACAATGCTTGTTGCGTACAGTTGGTGATGGATAACATCGGAATCTCAAATCCAAGTGAAGAGTTTGTTCAACAATTGTTCAAGTTCCGTTAAaggcattttgacattttttcggACACACGCGATTTGCTACGTAAAACGATGTGGCCCCCGGGTCTCCAATCTGACACCACAGAGACCGAGTCACGGATTCGCAGCATAGCCTAGCTCAGCCTTTGACATGTGTCTTCAGACGAAAGGTGGGCAGCAGGAAGAGGAAGTTGCCCAGCTCCGCCTACAAGCATTGGACCATTCGTAGCGAAGCGGGGGAGGAGGAGCATCCCGGAAGTACCGAGGAAGGCCCGTATGCCGCCGACTCCTCCCACTTCCTATCACGGCCTTCCGACGCGTCCCGCCTGCACTCGTCAATCTCGTCGTACTTCGGCGCGTCGAACAGACTGATGGAGGGCGAGCGTTACCACGTGCTGGCGCGCCGCGTGACCGCCGATGGCGCCCTGCAGTACCTGCTGCAGTGGGAAGGCTCCGCACCTTACTAGAGGCGAGGTGCACACACGGCACCAACCCCCATTTCGGACACGCTAACCCGCAATGGGGTAAAATCGGCAACGATGGCCGGAGACGAATTTGCGTCCTTCCACGGGCTTCAAACACTTTCAATTGACCACATTTCACTTCATCGTAATGAAAAAAACATCTCGTATAGTCAAGAgacgttttgtaaaaaaaaaaaaaaaaagtatattcctGAGCACTTGTTCTTTGGCACACATTTCCAACTAGTCTGCAAGCTTGCTTCAAGCTCTGTGTTCATTAGAAGTCGATTGCAAAAATGCTCAATCCAAGCCTGTttgcttcatgctaacatataatgtgaAATGCCTTAGGTGCGCTAACGGAAGTTAGCATCGATCTCGGCGTCGTCCTAAGGCGTGGCGGCTGATCATAAATACACACAATATTGAAGCATCACATTCACTGTATTATCTTTGTATTAGTCGTAGTCGTCTTCGCGCAGTGAGTTGAAGGAGCTATTGTACATTTTCATGAGAAGATAACATTTTAATGAGATATTTATGATTGTATTATTGCCTTATATCAGTTATGTACTGATCGCTTTCTTAGGAGCTGCGGTTGTTGTGCGgtgcttttgtaaataaaaGTTTGAACGAAATTTATTTCGTGCCATTCAAACTTGGTCGGgcatttcaatttgttttagAAGCCCCAAATTACTCCACCTGCCAGTTAAACTCACGCCAGAAAAATCATTAATCTACTTTGCATAaagcttcccccccccaaaaaaaaaaatcttgaatgaAAATATGACTACTACttggccgatttttttttttcctccagcgtGGGGTGTCGCGGGGGCGTAACACCCTCCTGCGATTGATTGAATATCAAGGATCCAGGTTCAAAAATGGGCGGTACAGCAGAGGTGCCAATGACGACGCCCACTTTGACGAACTTGTGTGAACTTTGTCCATGAACGCTCTGGCCGGCGGAGTCCCAGAATGCTTGACGTTCTCGGTCAAGCGATATTGGataaaactttgtcaaatgtactgtatgtgtaacatgtaacatacagcacagatgaaatttcaacAAAGGCAAAGCGATACCATCCATCAGCCGGAATCGATCAAATGAAGTCATTTCAagtgaatgatgatgatgtcacagcagtagtgtgtgtgtttgtgtgcgctcgCACAGTGAGAGTAAGAGGAAATAATCTGCTAATGCTCTTAAGGTGTTTAGTTAGACCAGTCAGGTTAGCGCGACGGTTGAcgtgttctttttcttctctgaCTTGATGACTGATTGACAGGTGTGTCATTTGTGTCGATGTGTGTCTCTGACTCCATGTGTATAGAGTAACTCACATATTGTCTtctgtttatttgtgtgttggaacgtgtgtgtgtgtgtgtgtgtttgtatgactattcttgtgaggacctctgtgattataagacctgcgtagtgaggacatttttgacaagtgaggacatttaggccagtcctcacaagtttttcattctgcgtgtgtgtgtgtgtgtgtgtgtgtctgtgcgcgcgCGTGAGCACTGTATATTAGGTTATCGTTGCCATGGAGAAGCTGGTCAAACATCTCTCCCGATGTCAACATCTCGGCTGGATGAATGTAATTGGTGAGTTGATTGACTGACAGCTGCTTTGTTGACATTGGGatcttgaattttaaaaaaaatgtttgtttttttttggggtgccatGAGCGACAATCAGTTGCAGGGTCAAACCGTGGTGTCTCCACATAGTCTGCTTgaagtgaatttatttttttaaaaaaaagagagtttcAAATGCTGGCATCACACAAAAATCTGCACTTTTGAGGTTCTCAAAGGAACCTTTTTGTCATATTTCAGTGCCATCTGAGTCGCAATTTAAATGTGGCCAGGGAGATGATTTGAATGGTGAATATTTTTTGACACGAGACCAAGGGTAGGAAACTCCGCTCCTCAAGAAGCGCAGCCCTCCCTTTTTGGGGAAGTTTTTCCTCCTTGGTTTTGGGAAACGATTGAGCCGGACTTTCTGGATGACTTTGATGGTCCTCGAATGAAATCCAGCAGCCTGATTGACCAACCGGGAGTCAACAACATGAGCACGCTTTCACCCGGCACGCTGCGGTGAGCAATTTGATTTCCTGTCCTGAGAGCATTTTGTTGATATCGCAGAGCTGAAGAGCGCCTCCGTCCATTGGCTGTCGTGCGGTCAGAGGGCGGAGCCGGACACTTGGAGCAGGATGTTGTGCATCCTATCTGACGCTCGCCTGCTCCTGCTGGACGACCTGGAGGTGAAGTCGCCTCGCTTCGCTTTACTTCCTGCTGACCTTTTCACATTAAAAGTCTAACCTAACAACAGATTATAAATTCtgaaagtcctttttttttgtttttttgttgttgtttgtttttgggttttgtcTTCCAGGTTCATCCTTTGCTGGTCTCAGAGAGGGCGGAGTCTTGTACCGTGTGGTTACTAAGGTACCGCCTCCCTGTGACCTCAGCACCTTCACACTCCACCCACAAAGGTGAAGCATACACACTCGCACTggcacaggcacaggcacacacacacacacacacacacacacgcgcacacaatggACGAGCACTTTGAAGAAGATGCCTCCGGTAAGAAGGACTTTGATTGTTTGTGCGTGTTGGGGCGGAAAGGACTTTCGGCCTGATTTGGGGGAGATTACAATCTTAATCTTGTGTCATAAATTCAGGTCATAATCTGCGCTCGCCCGTGTGAGcgagatgagcaaagaagaaaGTCGGGAAGAAAATATTCTTATCGTTCTTACGCTCGTTATATTtatcatatatatttatacgctttgtcaaatttacaaaGCATTCGATTTGATATTACCGGATCTCGCCATGCAAAAAAAGGGATTTAGAGGCGGCCAAGTGTACGTGTAGAAAGAGCAAAGTGCTTTTGTCCAAGTCCTGCTTACATTTTAGCACTCACTCGCTGGCGTCTTCCTTTCATTGAAGACGTGTGCGTTTGTCACTCATTGGCGACCAGTCCGTTGTTGGCCTGCAAGAGACTGGGGTCCAATCCAAGGTAACCTGGATTGGACCCCAGTCGCTCAGCATCACAGAGCAACCCTCTAATGAGGAAAACAGAGTGATCATAAATTTAAATCaccgattattattttttttcttgggggggaGGGTAATGCGCGTGACATTTCACTCTCCAAGTGTTGGTTTGCCTTTGAGGCTCACTGGAACGGTTAAGTGGCGCGCGCTCGCTGAGCCAACATGGCTGCTTTGTACCTTTTCCAGAGCATCCCGAGAGAAGGCCACGTCCCCTGAGCGTACTCAGTAGCAGCGCCTTGGACACGCCCACCGCCAAAGTGACGGTAGGAAGCTCGCCGGCGTGGTGGGAAGATGCTTCCCGGCCCGATGTCGTCGGGCGTCGGTGTGAGCGCTCTTCTGCTTTCCCGCTCAGGCTTTCCTGTCCACTAGGCTGAAGCGTTCCCTTCGCAGAAGTGGCTCCCATCCCAAAATCTTTCGCCAGAGCAGCGTCAACGCGTATGACGGCAGGTAACGGCAAACGGGAGCATACTTGAGAGCTGCGCCGAGGCAGGACCGGCAGTATACGTGCTCATGTCAAGCATTGCAGATCGTCCAGATATACGTTGAAGGTGCCCTATGTCCAAATGAAATAGATGGGCAGAGTTAAGCCCCCCCATCGCGGGTTCTGGGTTCGCAGTCCTGCTCGTTTGCCATTTCTAGGTTTCGTGTGCCGCTGCGGTAATTTCAACAAAGAATGGGAACGGGAAGAATTTTTAGTTCTTGCTAaagagcattcattcattcattcatcttccgagccgcttgatcctcactagggtcgcggggggtgctggagcctatcccagctgtcttcgggcagtaggcgggggacaccctgaatcaggtgccagccaatcgcacggcgcacagaaacgaacaaccattcgcactcacactcacaactagggacaattcagagtgttcaatcagcctgccatgcatatttttggaatgtgggaggaaaccggagcacccggagaaaacccacgcaggcccggggagaacatgcaaactccacacagggaggccggagctggaatcgaacccggtacctctgcactgtgaagccgacttgctaaccactgggctaccgggccgccctgctaaAGAGCATCAATGGCAAATCCtcttcaatcctgctttttacaccTTCGGAGAGTGAAAGCTGTGAGTTCGTTTTGCACATCGTTGGGCACGATTTTTGATGTCCACGTGTTGAAAATGGCCGGTTGTCTTTCGTGATGCAATGTTAATGGTTGAACACACGAGCCGGTTTGGGCATCCGGTGAAAAGGGAGAATTTTGGAGATGCAAGGCTTTCGGCTTGACGCCGGCGCACACCAGAGGATGCAATCGCCGGTACCTTATGCAGTCCAGGTGGGTAGGGCATCGAATAGGTATTGTACATTTGTGTACTTTGAACATGGGAGGcgtgcagaagaagaagaagaagaagaagatgtcgTCACTGTGTGTCCTTGCGCAGCAGCTGCAGTCTTTCAAAGATGGAGGAGAGGAAGTAGGGCAGCATCCCTGATGGGAGGGGCCGCGGCTGGAGCATCCAGCATCAGTAGCTAGGAGACGCGCGCGCGCGGGCAAGGCGGGCggacagacacacatacacacacagacagacagagagactgGATCAGCAGGTTCGTCTTTCTTGGGCTACTTACTGTTTGCTTGAGACGAGCACGGATGTATaagcctcctcctcttcaaccCACAGAATGCTTCGTGAGTCCTCGTCCTCTTTTGTCCTCTCGCTCGACACACCATCTGCAGTGCGTTCGCGTCGTTGCATCGAgcgcgctgctgctgctgctgcgttaGCATGCGGCTAGGCTAGCTCCGCTTTTCAGCGACGCGAAGGCGAAAGTCAACCTGCGCGCCGCTGCTGGCCGTGCCTCCAAAACCTTCATGACTGTGGGTGTGCGTGATAGCATGAACGCAATGCtgtccctgccccccccccatccccccctgCCTTCCTCCTTTACAAATGCGACCTTTCGAAAGGCAGCCATTCAACTTAAGTTTTGTATTCCAGGGAAACTGCGACGGTCAACTCATTTTCTGACACCCCCCCGTAATGTTAATATTCGTTCGGATCAATGGCCTTCAAAGTACAATCTAATATTTATGGTCTGGCGTATTTACATCTCTTGGAATGTTTTACACATCATTTGAGACGCGTTTTGATGTTCTATTCCACGGCAACACAGCTTTAATTTAGCATAGTTAGCTGTAAATTGACTGTAAGTACGTCGTTCGCATGTTAGGCGTATCCGGGCGCTTTTACGCTAACGTAACGGTTGTTGGAATTGTTGGAATTGGCGTacacggattaaaaaaaaaaaaatcggaatggGGTCACGTCAACTTCCTGTCAATTCACATTTCATAGCGGCATGTTCACTTGTTCTCACGTCGAGCCCTTTAATAATAATGTGAGGGAAAGTATTTGcgtcagcactttttttttcaccaatcagATAACGTAACTTTTGCCACTTGCAACGAGACCACAGTTCCCCAAAATGCCGAATTCGGTGGAGATCGACATTTTCACGTGGGGGGTGGTGAAAAACGTCCCTTTGGCTAGCGGACGTCATCGCACGCTCAATTGAAACGGCCTTGACAAATTTTCAGAGGGTATTTTTTAAAAGCTTCATTATTCTTATCACCTCAGtaaaatgccagtaaaacatgCCTCATTAAGTTTGTACGGGCCAAAATTTTGACAAGTTCTCCAAGCTGTCACGTCAAAATGCCGTTAGTATCCAACTGTGTCTGtcagctgcctttttttttttttacggaagGCGACAGACACAGGGTGGGATAATCCGACCCCTTTTCAGTTGTTGCAAGAATACATTGTTTGTGCCACCAATAATGAAAACTATAATGGTCAACATATGAGCAAGTTCAAGTTAAAAATCATTATTGCAGGAATTACAGTCTGCACACCCCGCAACCCGGCGGACTTTTTTCTCCGTCACGTTATTCGCAGTCGGCGTGGGTAGTTGTGACGTCAACTTGCCGCTAGAGGGGGATATTTTCCCCAACATGGTCGCCCCATGAGATTGTTGGCGCTTGATGAATTATTCTCTTTATTAGTCTTCCACCAACGCAATATGAACCAGAATGCCGCGTTTTGGTCACTGGTGGCCCATATAacgtcttgaaaaaaaaaagaagcagttcTTGAGGTTGTGTATTGTCACGTTTTCACCGTCAGACCCTTTGATGACGAATCGATTAATAGACACGCGGTTGCCGAATTGGGGTGGTTCAAGAACAAACGCGGGCTGTAGAAACGCGATTTTGACACGCTCGTCTTGTGTCCAGGCGTGTGATGCGTCGGCTGCACTGCGCTAGCCAGGAGTCAGTGTTAGGCGACGGGGGCGTGGCCTCTCTGGAGCTGAAAATGGACCAATCGGTGATCATCAAACCCGTCCACTCGTCGCTTCTGGGCCAGGACTACTGCTTTGAGGTCAGACGCGCGTcggtcgggcgggcgggcgCTCGGCCATGACTCCCAACATTCACCGTTTGCGACTTGTTGGCAGGTGACCACCTCCACGGGGACCAAGTGCTTCTCGTGTCGCTCGGCGGCCGAACGCGACAAGTGGATGGAGAACCTGCGGCGAGCCGTGCAGCCCAACAAAGACAACAGCCGACGCGTGGAGAACCTTCTGACCCTGTGGATCATCGAAGCCAAGGACCTGCCGGCCAAGAAGAGGTGACGCAAAATTATATCTGACTTGAAGCCGAAGACTTCCGCTACTTACCGCCGGCGACTTGCGCGCAGGTACTTCTGCGAACTTTGTCTGGACGACAGCCTGTACGCACGCACGTCCTGCAAGATGAAGACCGATAACATCTTTTGGGGGGAGCGTTTCGACTTCAGCAGTCTGCCGTGCGTCAGCGCCATGACGCTGCACATCTACAAAGACACGGACAGGAAACGCAAGAAGGACAAGAGCAGCTACGTGGGCCTGGTCAACATCCCCGTCGTCACGGTAACGGGCCGACAGCTGCTGGAGAAGTGGTACACGGTGAGCATGCCCAGCACCATCCGAGGTGAGTCCCGcgtcggccatttttttttttttttttgttacgggTATGCGCCGGAGCGCTCGCAGGCGGCGTCCGACATTTACGACTTTTGTcgcgctcgcccgccgcgtTTCCGCCACGCAGGCAAGTCGAGCGTGCCGACGGTGCGGGTGAAGGCGCGCTACCAGAGCGTGGTGATCCTGCCCATGGAGCAGTACAAAGAGTTTGCCGAGTTCATCAGCGCCAACTACCTGCTGCTGTGCAACACGCTGGAATCTTCCATCGGCCTGCGAGCCAAAGAGGAAGTGGCGGCCGCCTTGGTTCACATCCTGCACAGCACCGGCAAGGCCAAGGTACGAAGCCCGCCGCCTGCCgccacccacgtcactcaccgatTGACCCTCCTCATCCGCaggacttcctgacggacttGATGATGTCGGAGGTGGACCGTTACCGTGACAACGATCAGCTGATCTTCCGAGAGAACACCCTGGCCACCAAAAGCATCGAGGAATACTTGAAGCTGATTGGACAAAAGTACCTGCAGGACGCGCTGGGTACGCCGCGCACGTAACGCCCCTGCGCCTGCGCCAGCGCCGGCACCGCACACAACATGtgtcgtgtgcgtgtgttcaggCGAGTTCATCAAAGCTCTGTACGAGTCCGACGAGAACTGCGAGGTGGACGCGTCGCGCTGCGCCAACTCGGACCTGGCGGAGCATCAGGCCAATCTCAGGATGTGCTGCGAACTGGCATTCTGCAAGATCCTCGACTCCTACAGGGTGTTTCCTCGTGAGCTGAAGGAGGTTTTCGCATCGTGGCGGCAGGAGTGCAGCAGTCGCGGCAGACCGGATATTAGCGAACGCCTGATCAGCGCGTCCCTCTTCCTGCGCTTCCTGTGCCCGGCGGTGATGTCGCCGTCGCTCTTTGACCTGACGCAAGGATACCCGGACGAGCGCACGGCTCGCACGCTGACTCTCATCGCCAAAGTCATCCAGACGCTGGCCAACTTTAGCAAGTGAGTCCGTTGGGTCCACCCCCCTGtttgccgccgcccccccccgaccgctctctctctttttgcagGTTCGGCACCAAAGAAGAGTACATGCTCTTCATGAACGACTTTGTGGAGCGCCAGTGGAGCAGCATGCAGCGATTCCTGCAGGAGATCTCCAACCCCGACGGACTCAACCACACCGGCGCCGGCTTCGACGGATACGTCGACCTCG
This sequence is a window from Hippocampus zosterae strain Florida chromosome 6, ASM2543408v3, whole genome shotgun sequence. Protein-coding genes within it:
- the dab2ipa gene encoding disabled homolog 2-interacting protein; amino-acid sequence: MEKLVKHLSRCQHLGWMNVIELKSASVHWLSCGQRAEPDTWSRMLCILSDARLLLLDDLEVHPLLVSERAESCTVWLLRYRLPVTSAPSHSTHKEHPERRPRPLSVLSSSALDTPTAKVTAFLSTRLKRSLRRSGSHPKIFRQSSVNAYDGRRVMRRLHCASQESVLGDGGVASLELKMDQSVIIKPVHSSLLGQDYCFEVTTSTGTKCFSCRSAAERDKWMENLRRAVQPNKDNSRRVENLLTLWIIEAKDLPAKKRYFCELCLDDSLYARTSCKMKTDNIFWGERFDFSSLPCVSAMTLHIYKDTDRKRKKDKSSYVGLVNIPVVTVTGRQLLEKWYTVSMPSTIRGKSSVPTVRVKARYQSVVILPMEQYKEFAEFISANYLLLCNTLESSIGLRAKEEVAAALVHILHSTGKAKDFLTDLMMSEVDRYRDNDQLIFRENTLATKSIEEYLKLIGQKYLQDALGEFIKALYESDENCEVDASRCANSDLAEHQANLRMCCELAFCKILDSYRVFPRELKEVFASWRQECSSRGRPDISERLISASLFLRFLCPAVMSPSLFDLTQGYPDERTARTLTLIAKVIQTLANFSKFGTKEEYMLFMNDFVERQWSSMQRFLQEISNPDGLNHTGAGFDGYVDLGRELSCLHTLLAELDQSCLCKLSPLPRILRDVSAALANPGGGAYPGRASASSPELQQQVASPPPLSPPLSPPLAACNPSLGQQCGVGLDGGLVDFTRLPSPTPENKDLFFVTKGSSLQPASGPRGSPAPSSSYSEPNDDAAYGRAGQEMSAEGRSLSLVDLQDASPGEALDDGQWQRRAGLLPLSFQNPVYHMSSRQPHRAEATPPDGSAASQGGDERNSAAAPKPAFLTQMQVGVAGGGERGERLSAMSSSSSGEEQNRRALSENITSGAAPPRQNSSGPQRRIDQPPPPPPPSSAPPPGPPRGRTPPSMLPPRPASGSMMSSSPDWPSSGHSRLRQASSSSKGDSPEKLRTANKAPSPCALDRTAAWLLNMNSASSYAEAEDDRHDDALIEKYQQDIALLQEKLRVAALRQEECEARLVVQDQQNQRLLQEYQARLEDTESRLRRLQDDKDLQMNSIISRLMAVEEELKKDHSDMQAVVDSKQKIIEAQEKRIANLDATNSRLMAALSQLKERYGVTSQRNGLSPSNTSSLQITENGEFRNSGNC
- the phf19 gene encoding PHD finger protein 19 gives rise to the protein MFEDVFEASCVEEPPVPASWEESEDDVTPEDDDGRPQVDEGRPESSLSVGQFVLCHWSDGLYYLGKILRLSLPRQSCFVTFEDNSKFWVLWKDIQHAGVPGEEARCSVCLETGPSSAAQMNQILICGKCGIGFHQKCHGPPVEGSSEMSPWFCRRCVFALAVRKGGALKKGPQAKALLAMKQVLSYDLEALDWDSQHRTNQQQSYCYCGGPGEWYLKMLQCFQCQQWFHEACTQCLQESMMFGDRFYLFMCCICNKGLEHVRRLSLRWVDVVHLVLYNLSLSNKKKYFELDEILAFVNEHWEHLQLGKLSNTPPADRGQHLLDALNKYKSKFLCGKEIKKRKCIFRLRTRVPPTPPSKLFPERAHGEAGRGCKKTVGHISTLSERRKRKSKWLFDDAIPNNDHHHMATIFDFTLDELHKLRSRTSCVDQDSSDVSTSASVSTSGSFQPARRKVGSRKRKLPSSAYKHWTIRSEAGEEEHPGSTEEGPYAADSSHFLSRPSDASRLHSSISSYFGASNRLMEGERYHVLARRVTADGALQYLLQWEGSAPY